Proteins encoded within one genomic window of Citricoccus muralis:
- a CDS encoding flavin reductase family protein codes for MSRPVEAKVDVLTAFKNAFREHPAGIALITAATPDGPVGLTASSVASVSVDPLALSFSVTRATGSAGAIIRSNSYLVHLLDHRHQDIAQHFSVTGGERFTPEQGWTVLDTGEPYLPGVRAALRCRTLQQVPVGSSTLVAAEVLEIVSGESADPMVYHDRTFTRLSRPGT; via the coding sequence ATGAGCCGCCCTGTCGAGGCGAAGGTCGACGTCTTGACCGCTTTCAAGAACGCCTTCCGTGAGCATCCGGCCGGTATTGCGCTCATCACTGCGGCCACACCGGATGGACCAGTCGGCCTCACCGCCTCCAGCGTGGCCTCGGTGAGTGTGGATCCGCTCGCGCTGTCGTTCTCGGTCACCCGGGCGACGGGTAGCGCCGGTGCCATCATCCGCAGCAACAGTTACCTGGTACACCTGCTGGACCACCGACATCAGGACATTGCTCAGCACTTCAGCGTCACCGGCGGCGAGCGTTTTACCCCTGAGCAAGGATGGACCGTGCTGGATACCGGAGAGCCGTATCTGCCGGGCGTGCGAGCGGCACTGCGCTGTCGCACTCTTCAGCAGGTGCCGGTGGGGTCCTCGACCCTGGTGGCTGCGGAGGTCCTAGAGATTGTGTCCGGTGAGAGCGCGGATCCGATGGTGTATCACGACCGGACCTTCACCCGACTTTCACGTCCTGGTACCTGA
- a CDS encoding amidohydrolase family protein, with protein MPGIADLHVHFMPDNVLRKVWQFFDAVDRPGVPPWSITYRTDEAERVRTLRDIGVKHFGTLNYAHRRGMAAWLNDYSTRFAAEHPESIHSATFFPEPEVVEVVEQALDDGARLFKVHIQVGGFSPVDPLLDPVWQHLEKRGTPVVIHCGHGPNRGRFTGVEPVQELLQRHPELTLVIAHAGLPDYASFFDLVRQYPNVHLDTTMVGTDYMESIAPLPTDFPDHIAAIADRIVLGTDFPNIPYPYAHQLQVINRWGLGREALADLLWHTPRQLVGLGDSEPSGTRT; from the coding sequence ATTCCGGGCATTGCCGACCTCCATGTTCACTTCATGCCCGACAATGTGTTGCGAAAGGTGTGGCAGTTCTTTGACGCCGTGGATCGCCCTGGAGTCCCTCCGTGGTCCATCACCTACCGCACCGACGAAGCTGAACGGGTGCGTACCCTGCGCGACATCGGGGTAAAGCACTTCGGCACCCTTAATTACGCCCACCGGAGGGGAATGGCAGCCTGGCTGAACGACTATTCCACCCGTTTCGCAGCAGAGCACCCCGAATCCATCCACTCAGCCACCTTCTTCCCGGAGCCCGAGGTCGTCGAGGTGGTGGAACAAGCGTTGGACGACGGCGCACGACTGTTCAAGGTCCATATACAGGTCGGCGGCTTCTCGCCGGTAGACCCACTGCTCGACCCTGTGTGGCAGCATCTCGAAAAGCGGGGTACCCCGGTGGTCATCCACTGCGGCCACGGGCCGAACCGCGGCCGGTTCACCGGTGTGGAACCGGTGCAGGAGCTGCTCCAACGGCATCCGGAACTAACACTGGTGATCGCCCACGCCGGACTGCCAGACTACGCATCATTTTTCGATTTGGTCCGCCAGTACCCGAACGTGCACTTGGACACCACGATGGTGGGCACCGACTACATGGAGTCGATCGCTCCGCTGCCGACCGATTTCCCGGACCACATCGCCGCCATTGCCGATCGGATCGTGCTCGGCACGGATTTCCCGAACATCCCCTACCCCTATGCGCACCAGCTCCAGGTCATCAACCGGTGGGGACTAGGGCGGGAGGCGCTCGCCGACCTTCTCTGGCACACCCCGCGCCAACTGGTCGGGCTCGGGGACTCGGAGCCCTCAGGTACCAGGACGTGA